In Suttonella indologenes, one genomic interval encodes:
- a CDS encoding IS982 family transposase — protein MLTFLQKDTLFGTVSHAVFNHVGELVNFCLTPGNVDDRKGLRQMANKLFGLLVGDRGYISKELSDCLEKRYNITLLTGKKKNMKSSPQNPEQKRLLKQRCVVETIFDQLKNLCQIEHTRHRSEKGFLLNLISGLTAYCLFPYKPQMFGKNALAAAK, from the coding sequence ATGCTGACTTTCTTGCAAAAAGACACACTTTTTGGGACGGTATCTCATGCAGTGTTTAATCATGTAGGAGAGCTAGTCAATTTCTGCCTAACGCCAGGCAATGTTGATGACCGTAAAGGCTTACGACAAATGGCAAACAAACTGTTTGGATTGTTGGTTGGGGATAGAGGCTATATCAGCAAAGAGTTAAGCGATTGCTTAGAAAAGAGATACAACATCACTTTACTGACAGGCAAGAAAAAGAATATGAAATCCTCGCCCCAAAATCCTGAACAAAAAAGGTTGTTAAAACAAAGATGTGTTGTTGAAACAATTTTTGATCAGTTAAAGAATCTATGCCAAATTGAACATACTCGCCATCGTTCAGAGAAGGGATTTTTGTTGAATCTGATTTCTGGATTAACGGCATATTGCTTGTTTCCGTATAAGCCGCAGATGTTTGGGAAGAATGCTTTGGCGGCTGCTAAATAG
- a CDS encoding NGG1p interacting factor NIF3, which yields MYQLITYIPEDALESVKAALFSAGAGTIGNYAHCAWQVRGEGQFLPLSGSNPHIGENGELCRLPEWRVEMVLTEACKEAVIAALHASHPYETPAFSLIKLDNP from the coding sequence ATGTATCAACTTATCACTTACATTCCCGAGGACGCGCTGGAAAGCGTCAAAGCCGCCCTATTCTCCGCTGGTGCCGGCACAATCGGCAACTACGCCCATTGCGCATGGCAAGTGCGCGGCGAAGGACAATTCCTGCCGCTCTCGGGCAGCAATCCGCATATCGGCGAAAACGGCGAACTCTGCCGCCTGCCCGAATGGCGCGTGGAAATGGTCTTGACCGAAGCATGCAAAGAAGCGGTCATCGCCGCCCTGCACGCCAGCCACCCTTATGAAACACCGGCTTTCAGCCTGATTAAACTGGATAATCCTTAA
- a CDS encoding GNAT family N-acetyltransferase: protein MQTNAYGQAIGQSLRDFQAGELPQVQLLQGQYCRLEKIGTAHTEDLWAVYNDKTPAQNWTYLPPKYGPFADKNDFSAFMQEMMQSQDPYHFAIIDQADGKALGTFSLMRIDRANRSVEVGAVIYGEALKRSRIAGEAQFLLAQYVFEQLRYRRYEWKCDSLNDPSRRAALRLGFQFEGIFRQHLVYHGRNRDTAWFSMLDSEWAANKARFQRWLAADNFDVQGRQKTPL, encoded by the coding sequence ATGCAGACAAACGCATACGGACAAGCAATCGGGCAAAGCCTGAGGGATTTTCAGGCAGGCGAACTGCCGCAAGTGCAACTCTTGCAGGGACAATACTGCCGTCTGGAAAAAATCGGTACAGCGCATACAGAAGATTTATGGGCGGTTTATAACGATAAAACGCCGGCGCAAAATTGGACATATCTACCCCCAAAATACGGACCTTTTGCCGATAAAAATGATTTTTCCGCCTTTATGCAAGAAATGATGCAATCGCAAGACCCCTATCACTTCGCCATCATCGACCAAGCCGACGGCAAAGCATTAGGCACATTCTCACTCATGCGCATCGACCGCGCCAACCGCAGTGTCGAAGTCGGCGCCGTGATTTACGGCGAAGCCCTGAAACGTTCGCGCATCGCCGGCGAAGCGCAATTTCTTCTCGCCCAATACGTCTTTGAACAACTGCGCTACCGCCGCTACGAATGGAAATGCGACAGCCTCAATGACCCTTCGCGCCGCGCCGCCTTGCGCTTAGGCTTTCAATTTGAAGGTATCTTCCGCCAACACCTTGTCTATCACGGACGCAACCGCGACACCGCTTGGTTCTCCATGCTCGACAGCGAATGGGCGGCAAACAAAGCCCGCTTTCAGCGCTGGCTGGCAGCAGATAATTTCGACGTCCAAGGTCGGCAAAAAACCCCGCTCTAA
- the polA gene encoding DNA polymerase I — protein sequence MLDSNRLVVLVDGSSYLFRAFHGLPPLTNREGQPTGALHGVIKMLAKLYEDYQPVYFAVVFDAKGKTFRHEMFPAYKANRPPMPDDLRVQIEPLHELIRALGFPLIMESGVEADDVIGTLAARALAQNYQVLISSGDKDMAQLLSHADISLIDTMKNEATTAADVAQRFKVDALNANQVVDFLALVGDTADNIPGVDKVGPKTAAKWLKEYGSVENIIHNASKIGGKIGDNLRQGIEQLCLSYRLATIDCDVNIATDIADLALYSPNPTKIEQLCNQFDLNAIKQKYLNPIKEQSPAPSPMQATEQNYQIIDNMPDLQKLIDKFSRLPHFALDTETTALNYMQAQLVGISLAHQAGEAYYLPLRHQLTQNLPYQESLAALKPLLENPAVGKIGQHIKYDRHILAKEGIELAGNIDDTMLMSYCHNSTATRHNMDDLAHYYLNYQTTSFETLAGKGAKQLTFDQIDIERAAHYACEDADITLRLYEHFSRQLAQNDSLAALYQTIEAPLSAVLYRMEARGVKIDSKRLVQQSAEIEIQLKDLESRAYDLAGSEFNLGSPKQLQEILFERLGLPVVEKTPKGQPSTNESTLEILAQEHHAALPKIILEHRSLAKLKSTYTDKLPELIQAHTGRIHTSYHQAVTSTGRLSSSDPNLQNIPVRSAEGRRIRQAFIAESGYYLLAADYSQIELRIMAHLSGDEGLIQAFKEGKDIHAATAAEIFGGDPEHIDREHRRNAKAINFGLIYGMSAFGLARQLGISRQEAAGYIDTYFARYPKVRDYMDNARSAARQQGYAETLLGRRLYIPDINSKNQQRRNAAERLAINAPMQGSAADIIKLAMLAIDRELGDNPDCRLIMQVHDELVFEVRQEAAPQYSDIIRRHMENAHALSVPLIVDIGIGSNWDEAH from the coding sequence ATGTTGGATTCTAATCGTTTGGTTGTTTTGGTAGATGGTTCTTCGTATCTATTCCGCGCGTTTCACGGTTTGCCGCCTTTAACGAATCGCGAGGGACAGCCGACCGGCGCCTTGCACGGCGTGATTAAAATGCTTGCCAAGCTCTATGAGGATTATCAGCCGGTGTATTTTGCCGTGGTCTTCGATGCTAAGGGCAAGACTTTCCGCCATGAGATGTTCCCCGCTTACAAGGCAAACCGCCCGCCCATGCCCGATGATTTGCGGGTGCAAATCGAGCCTTTGCACGAATTGATCCGCGCTTTGGGTTTTCCGCTGATTATGGAAAGCGGCGTGGAGGCGGATGATGTCATCGGTACGCTTGCCGCCCGCGCTTTGGCGCAGAATTATCAGGTGTTGATTTCTTCCGGCGACAAGGATATGGCACAATTGCTCAGCCATGCCGATATCAGCCTGATTGATACGATGAAAAACGAGGCGACCACCGCCGCCGATGTCGCGCAGCGTTTTAAAGTCGATGCGCTGAACGCCAATCAAGTAGTGGATTTTTTAGCGCTGGTCGGCGATACGGCGGACAATATTCCCGGCGTGGATAAGGTCGGGCCGAAAACCGCCGCCAAATGGCTGAAAGAATACGGCAGCGTGGAAAATATTATTCACAATGCCAGCAAAATCGGCGGCAAAATCGGCGACAATCTGCGCCAAGGAATTGAGCAACTGTGCCTGTCTTATCGCTTGGCGACAATTGATTGCGATGTCAATATCGCCACCGACATTGCCGATCTTGCCTTGTACAGCCCCAATCCGACCAAAATTGAGCAGCTCTGCAATCAATTTGATTTGAATGCGATTAAGCAGAAATACCTCAATCCGATAAAAGAGCAATCCCCTGCCCCCAGTCCTATGCAGGCGACGGAGCAGAATTATCAAATTATTGATAATATGCCAGATTTACAGAAGCTGATTGACAAATTCAGCCGACTTCCGCACTTCGCCTTAGACACGGAAACCACCGCTTTGAATTACATGCAGGCGCAATTGGTCGGCATCAGCCTCGCGCATCAGGCAGGCGAAGCTTATTATTTGCCGCTGCGCCATCAACTGACGCAAAACCTGCCCTATCAAGAAAGCCTTGCCGCGCTCAAGCCATTATTGGAAAACCCCGCCGTCGGCAAAATCGGACAACATATTAAATACGACCGCCATATTCTCGCCAAAGAAGGGATTGAATTGGCAGGTAATATCGACGATACCATGCTGATGAGCTATTGCCATAACAGCACCGCCACACGGCATAATATGGACGACCTCGCGCATTATTACCTGAATTATCAGACCACCAGTTTTGAAACGCTGGCCGGCAAAGGCGCAAAACAGCTGACTTTTGACCAAATCGATATCGAACGCGCCGCTCATTATGCCTGCGAAGATGCCGACATTACCCTGCGTTTATACGAACATTTTTCTCGCCAATTGGCGCAAAACGATTCGCTTGCCGCCCTATATCAAACAATTGAAGCGCCGCTGTCCGCCGTTTTATACCGCATGGAAGCGCGCGGCGTAAAAATCGACAGCAAGCGGCTTGTGCAGCAAAGCGCGGAAATCGAGATACAGCTCAAAGATTTAGAAAGCCGTGCCTACGATTTGGCAGGCAGCGAATTCAACCTCGGCTCGCCCAAGCAATTACAGGAAATTCTCTTTGAACGCTTGGGCTTGCCCGTCGTGGAAAAAACGCCCAAAGGTCAGCCCAGCACCAATGAAAGCACGCTGGAAATCCTCGCCCAAGAACATCATGCCGCATTACCAAAAATCATCTTGGAGCACCGCAGCCTCGCCAAACTCAAATCCACCTACACCGACAAACTGCCCGAACTCATTCAGGCGCACACAGGACGGATTCACACCAGCTACCATCAAGCCGTTACCAGCACAGGACGACTCTCCTCCTCCGACCCCAATTTGCAGAACATCCCCGTGCGCAGCGCCGAAGGGCGGCGCATCCGCCAAGCCTTTATCGCCGAATCGGGCTACTATCTCTTGGCGGCAGACTACTCGCAGATTGAACTGCGCATCATGGCGCATCTCTCAGGCGACGAAGGACTGATTCAAGCCTTTAAAGAAGGCAAAGACATTCACGCCGCCACCGCCGCCGAAATCTTTGGCGGCGACCCCGAACACATCGACCGCGAACACCGTCGCAATGCCAAAGCCATCAACTTCGGACTGATTTACGGCATGAGCGCTTTCGGACTCGCGCGGCAACTCGGCATCAGCCGCCAAGAAGCCGCCGGCTATATCGACACCTATTTCGCCCGTTATCCCAAAGTCCGCGACTACATGGACAATGCCCGCAGCGCCGCCCGCCAACAAGGCTATGCCGAAACCCTCCTCGGTCGCCGCCTCTACATTCCCGACATCAACAGCAAAAACCAACAGCGCCGCAACGCCGCCGAACGCCTTGCGATTAACGCACCTATGCAAGGTAGCGCCGCCGACATCATCAAACTCGCCATGCTGGCGATTGACCGCGAACTCGGCGACAATCCCGACTGCCGCCTGATTATGCAAGTGCATGACGAACTGGTCTTTGAAGTGCGGCAAGAAGCGGCGCCGCAGTACAGCGACATTATCCGCCGCCATATGGAAAACGCCCATGCCCTCTCCGTGCCGCTGATTGTGGACATCGGCATCGGCAGCAACTGGGACGAGGCACATTAA
- a CDS encoding glycosyltransferase family 25 protein — translation MNIYCIHEDREIYHIRKQSILQQCAALTDNYQLIWITDFPVDFFTDSQNAQSPYVRYDFQQSIGAKSCFYKHYAAFKQIATSGQAGLVIEDDAIFSKNLLIKSQHLLNYFSDNEAFYINIEFTTDDIPLWYFFYDLVEMKGTKLAGAYLISPIAAKKCYEYIDEQLQEHKGIHLPADAFITEHYADIGIQTYWSKQALVFQGSKLGNFSSDLTNNKSSINNFYLNLFLKKYFLHFINKSRACFRKKIHKRVISPRKFIKKQ, via the coding sequence ATGAATATTTATTGCATACATGAAGATAGAGAGATTTATCATATTCGAAAACAATCTATTTTACAGCAATGCGCTGCACTTACAGATAATTATCAATTAATTTGGATAACAGATTTTCCTGTCGATTTTTTTACGGATAGTCAAAATGCACAATCCCCCTATGTACGCTATGATTTTCAGCAGTCAATTGGCGCAAAATCCTGTTTTTATAAACACTACGCAGCTTTTAAACAAATCGCAACTAGCGGTCAGGCAGGATTAGTAATTGAAGATGATGCTATTTTTTCTAAAAATCTACTTATTAAATCTCAGCACTTACTAAATTATTTTTCTGATAATGAAGCATTTTATATTAATATAGAATTTACCACGGATGATATTCCGTTATGGTATTTTTTTTATGATCTTGTAGAAATGAAAGGTACTAAACTAGCAGGAGCTTATTTAATCAGCCCAATAGCAGCAAAAAAATGCTATGAATATATCGATGAGCAACTACAAGAACACAAAGGAATTCACCTACCTGCAGATGCTTTTATTACAGAGCATTATGCAGATATTGGTATTCAAACCTATTGGTCTAAGCAAGCATTAGTTTTTCAAGGTTCAAAACTAGGAAATTTCTCAAGTGATTTAACTAATAACAAGTCTTCTATAAATAATTTTTATTTAAATTTATTTTTGAAAAAATATTTTCTTCATTTCATTAATAAATCACGTGCTTGTTTTAGGAAAAAAATTCACAAAAGAGTAATTTCACCACGAAAATTTATTAAAAAACAATAA
- the aspS gene encoding aspartate--tRNA ligase has product MSFRSQYASEVTEALDGQTVRVAGWVHRRRDHGGVIFIDLRDRSGLVQIVIDPDTEEAFAKAEQVRNEFCLSIEGRVRLRPAGTENPDMPSGKIEILGKVLDVLSESPTPPFQLDDMSEISEEVRLKNRTIDLRRPQMQKNLILRSKVASSLRRYLDDKGFLDIETPMLTKATPEGARDYLVPSRTHPGKFFALPQSPQLFKQMLMMSGFDRYYQIVRCFRDEDLRADRQPEFTQLDIETSFLNEEDIMQLMENMIRQIFQEHLGVELQNPFPRMTYAEAMRRFASDKPDMRIPLELVDIDDLVKDSQFKVFAGVAKQGNGRVVALKIPKGAELTRKAIDDYTAFVGRYGAKGLAYIKVNDLSNVEGLQSPIVKFLTKEGGKEGEIAFEILQRVGAQNGDLVFFGADKTGIVNDAMGALRIQIGKDLDMLTCEWAPLWVVDFPMFEFDEKDGRWYSVHHPFTAPKTDDLSELDNNPGGVLSRAYDMVLNGTELGGGSIRIHRADVQERVLKSLGIDKEEAQEKFGFLLNALKYGAPPHGGLAFGLDRLIMLMTGAKSIRDVMAFPKTQTAWCPLTEAPSEAGDAQLKELHIRKREKPTMQS; this is encoded by the coding sequence ATGAGTTTTAGAAGCCAATATGCCAGTGAAGTCACTGAAGCCCTTGACGGGCAAACCGTCCGCGTTGCGGGCTGGGTACACCGCCGCCGCGATCATGGCGGCGTGATTTTCATCGACCTGCGCGATCGCAGCGGACTGGTGCAAATCGTCATCGACCCCGACACCGAAGAAGCCTTCGCCAAAGCCGAGCAAGTGCGCAACGAATTCTGCTTATCGATTGAAGGCCGCGTGCGTCTGCGTCCGGCAGGCACGGAAAACCCCGACATGCCCAGCGGCAAAATCGAAATTCTCGGCAAAGTGCTGGACGTACTCTCCGAATCACCCACCCCGCCTTTCCAATTAGACGACATGAGCGAAATTTCGGAAGAAGTGCGCCTGAAAAACCGCACCATTGATTTACGCCGTCCGCAAATGCAAAAAAACCTCATTCTGCGCAGCAAAGTCGCCTCCTCTCTGCGCCGCTATTTAGACGACAAAGGCTTTTTAGACATTGAAACCCCGATGCTGACCAAAGCCACCCCCGAAGGCGCACGCGACTACCTCGTACCCTCGCGCACCCACCCGGGCAAATTCTTCGCCCTGCCGCAATCGCCGCAACTCTTCAAACAAATGCTGATGATGAGCGGTTTTGACCGCTACTACCAAATCGTGCGCTGCTTCCGCGACGAAGACCTGCGCGCCGACCGCCAGCCGGAATTTACCCAGTTGGATATCGAAACCTCCTTCCTAAACGAAGAAGACATCATGCAGCTGATGGAAAACATGATTCGCCAAATCTTCCAAGAACATCTGGGCGTCGAACTGCAAAACCCCTTCCCGCGCATGACCTATGCCGAAGCCATGCGCCGCTTCGCCTCCGACAAACCCGATATGCGTATCCCCTTAGAACTGGTGGACATTGACGATTTGGTTAAAGACAGCCAATTCAAAGTCTTTGCCGGCGTTGCCAAACAAGGCAACGGACGCGTTGTCGCCTTGAAAATTCCCAAAGGTGCAGAACTCACACGCAAAGCCATTGACGACTACACCGCCTTTGTCGGACGCTACGGCGCTAAAGGCTTGGCATACATCAAAGTCAACGACCTCAGCAATGTAGAAGGACTGCAAAGCCCCATCGTCAAATTCCTGACCAAAGAAGGCGGCAAAGAAGGTGAAATCGCCTTTGAAATCCTACAAAGAGTCGGCGCACAAAACGGCGATTTAGTCTTCTTCGGCGCGGATAAAACCGGCATCGTCAATGACGCCATGGGCGCTTTGCGCATTCAAATCGGCAAAGATTTAGACATGCTTACCTGCGAATGGGCACCGCTATGGGTAGTGGACTTCCCGATGTTTGAATTCGATGAAAAAGACGGACGCTGGTATTCCGTGCATCACCCATTCACCGCACCCAAAACCGACGATTTGTCCGAACTCGACAACAACCCGGGCGGCGTACTCTCGCGCGCCTACGACATGGTCTTAAACGGCACAGAATTAGGCGGCGGCTCTATCCGTATCCACCGCGCCGATGTTCAAGAACGCGTATTGAAAAGCCTCGGCATCGATAAAGAAGAAGCCCAAGAAAAATTCGGCTTCCTCCTCAATGCCCTGAAATACGGCGCACCGCCGCACGGCGGACTGGCATTCGGGCTTGACCGCTTGATTATGCTCATGACCGGTGCAAAATCTATCCGCGACGTAATGGCATTCCCGAAAACGCAAACCGCTTGGTGTCCGCTGACCGAAGCCCCTTCCGAAGCCGGCGATGCGCAATTAAAAGAACTGCATATCCGCAAACGCGAAAAACCGACAATGCAATCCTAA
- the miaA gene encoding tRNA (adenosine(37)-N6)-dimethylallyltransferase MiaA: MQDTAPLPLICLLGPTAVGKTAFAFALAEHFPVHLISVDAAQIYRGMNIGTAKPDAATLARYPHALIDILEPEEVYSAAQFCRDAQTQIALAHQQGKIPVLVGGTMLYFLALFEGLADLPASTADSRAAIEAQFAADNGKTLYADLEQRDPITAAQISPNDRQRLIRFSELMLLTGQTPQQLFAAQEKLAPAWQTLAIGFNCERSLLHERIALRLQDMLAQGFIEEVAALRARPQLTSESVSMRSVGYRQFWAHLAGECSQAQALEAAIIATRQLAKRQITWMNNRLQAAIPLQIHNPLQSGCTAALLKQVEAFLSQ, translated from the coding sequence ATGCAAGACACCGCTCCATTACCATTAATCTGCCTGCTCGGGCCTACCGCCGTCGGCAAAACCGCCTTTGCCTTTGCTTTGGCAGAACATTTCCCCGTACATTTGATTAGCGTAGATGCCGCGCAAATTTATCGCGGCATGAACATCGGCACGGCAAAGCCCGATGCCGCGACCTTGGCACGCTATCCCCATGCCTTAATCGACATTCTCGAGCCGGAAGAGGTCTATTCCGCCGCACAATTCTGCCGCGATGCCCAAACACAAATCGCGCTTGCCCATCAGCAGGGCAAAATCCCCGTCTTAGTCGGTGGTACGATGCTGTATTTTCTGGCACTCTTTGAAGGATTGGCGGATTTACCCGCCTCTACCGCCGACAGCCGTGCCGCCATCGAAGCGCAATTTGCCGCCGACAACGGCAAAACCTTATATGCCGACTTAGAACAACGCGACCCGATTACCGCCGCACAAATCTCGCCTAATGACCGCCAACGCCTGATACGTTTTAGCGAATTAATGCTGCTTACCGGACAAACGCCGCAGCAATTATTTGCCGCCCAAGAAAAATTAGCCCCCGCTTGGCAAACCCTCGCCATCGGCTTTAATTGCGAACGCAGCCTATTGCACGAACGCATCGCCCTGCGTTTGCAAGACATGCTGGCGCAGGGATTCATCGAAGAAGTCGCCGCCCTGCGCGCTCGACCGCAATTAACATCAGAAAGCGTCTCCATGCGCAGCGTCGGCTACCGCCAATTCTGGGCACATTTGGCGGGCGAATGCAGCCAAGCGCAAGCCTTGGAAGCCGCCATTATCGCCACACGCCAATTAGCCAAGCGGCAAATCACGTGGATGAACAACCGCCTGCAAGCCGCTATCCCCCTGCAAATCCACAATCCCCTGCAAAGCGGTTGCACAGCGGCGCTGTTAAAGCAAGTCGAGGCATTTTTAAGCCAGTAA
- the dcuC gene encoding anaerobic C4-dicarboxylate transporter DcuC, with amino-acid sequence MFPILLGAIAIFIVGYTIIKGYNAKGVLFTAGIALLIIGAFSGKAPIDKATGIFFHDISTYIYNLFSSRGGGLGLIIMVLIGFSAYMSHVGANGVVIRVLSKPLKHIKSPYLLLVGGFILGSFMSFAINSATALGVFLMATLFPIMVRMGISVPSAAAICGTTTVVNLSPTSADVVLAAEKANADLIAFSFKTILPMSIITIIVVAIVHFFWQRYCDRKEGLLGNSDNMAMQAAQSGIEERQAPTFYFILPFMPIILILFFNGKLSIGDYTLPEMSLGAIVVLTIILTALIEFIRSFDTKKTFEGLEVCYQGMSEAFSGVVVLLVAAGIFAHSLSVIGFTKALIDLVGGFGAAGLVMMIALVIITLLVSVAAGSGNAAFFAFVELAPQLAAQLGINPAYLIAPMMQVSNTGRSLSPVSGVIVAVSGAAKISPLLLLKRTSVPLLAGVLVIILYSILFIPMEV; translated from the coding sequence ATGTTTCCCATTCTATTAGGCGCAATTGCCATCTTTATTGTCGGTTATACGATTATCAAGGGCTACAATGCCAAAGGCGTATTATTTACCGCCGGCATCGCCTTATTGATTATCGGCGCTTTCAGCGGCAAAGCGCCAATTGATAAAGCCACAGGCATTTTCTTTCATGACATCAGCACCTATATTTACAATTTATTTTCCAGTCGCGGCGGTGGCTTGGGGCTGATAATCATGGTGCTCATCGGTTTTTCCGCCTATATGAGCCATGTGGGGGCAAACGGCGTGGTCATTCGCGTCTTATCCAAGCCCTTAAAGCATATCAAATCGCCTTATCTCTTATTGGTCGGCGGTTTTATCTTAGGTTCTTTCATGTCTTTTGCCATCAATTCCGCCACCGCCTTAGGCGTCTTTTTAATGGCAACCTTATTTCCGATTATGGTGCGCATGGGCATCAGCGTGCCTTCCGCCGCTGCGATTTGCGGCACCACAACCGTCGTTAATTTATCGCCCACTTCCGCCGATGTGGTCTTGGCGGCGGAAAAAGCCAATGCCGATTTAATCGCTTTTTCATTTAAAACCATTTTGCCGATGTCGATTATCACCATTATCGTGGTAGCGATTGTGCATTTCTTCTGGCAACGTTATTGCGACCGCAAAGAAGGACTATTGGGCAATAGCGACAATATGGCAATGCAGGCGGCACAGTCAGGTATCGAAGAAAGGCAAGCCCCTACGTTTTATTTCATTCTGCCCTTTATGCCGATTATCTTAATTCTGTTTTTTAACGGCAAATTAAGCATCGGCGACTATACCCTGCCCGAAATGTCTTTAGGCGCGATTGTGGTGCTGACAATTATTCTCACCGCCCTTATCGAATTTATCCGCAGTTTTGATACGAAAAAAACCTTCGAGGGATTGGAAGTTTGCTATCAAGGCATGAGCGAAGCATTTTCCGGTGTCGTCGTGCTCTTAGTCGCCGCCGGTATTTTTGCCCACAGCCTCAGCGTTATCGGCTTTACCAAAGCGCTCATCGATTTGGTCGGCGGATTCGGCGCGGCGGGATTAGTGATGATGATTGCTCTTGTGATTATTACCTTATTAGTCAGCGTTGCTGCCGGTTCGGGCAATGCCGCCTTCTTTGCCTTTGTGGAATTGGCACCGCAATTAGCCGCGCAATTGGGCATCAACCCCGCTTATCTGATTGCCCCTATGATGCAGGTATCCAATACGGGACGTTCCCTTTCTCCTGTCTCGGGCGTGATTGTGGCGGTCTCTGGTGCGGCAAAAATCTCGCCTTTGTTATTGCTTAAGCGCACCAGCGTGCCTTTGTTGGCGGGAGTTTTGGTCATTATCCTCTATTCCATTTTGTTTATTCCGATGGAAGTGTGA
- the pepT gene encoding peptidase T: MTQELTQHLDRYVRINTISDPHSDTTPSTACQWDLLKLLEQEMQAMGLSEISLDDKGYLFATLPANTDKAIPVLGLLAHVDTSPDYSGEAVKPQIIHNYDGDDILLAGSGEYLSPRDYPALQALIGHRLMTADGSTLLGADDKAGIAIILCAMKYLLAHPEIEHGKIRIGFTPDEEIGRGPHHFDVQAFGADIAYTLDGSSLGELQYENFNAAKVALTFHGLNIHPGSAKDKMINGFERAVEFHQALPPHLRPENSSGREGFIFLHDISGTLEAAHLHYLLRDFSAEGMQEKKAAFHHTFAALQQKYGEDFASLSISDQYQNMHEKVSQHPKLIEIAEAAMKDLGITPLCEPIRGGTDGAQLSFKGLPTPNLFTGGANFHGRFEYVSIDVMNLSLNVVLNIIQRFAHQ, from the coding sequence ATGACACAGGAATTAACACAACACCTTGATCGCTATGTGCGCATCAATACGATTTCCGACCCGCACAGCGACACGACGCCAAGTACCGCCTGCCAATGGGATTTGCTCAAATTGCTGGAACAAGAAATGCAAGCCATGGGACTAAGCGAGATTAGCCTTGACGATAAAGGCTATTTATTTGCCACTCTGCCGGCGAATACCGACAAAGCGATTCCCGTTTTAGGGTTGCTGGCGCATGTGGATACTTCGCCGGATTACAGCGGCGAAGCGGTCAAGCCTCAAATCATTCACAATTATGACGGCGACGATATTTTGCTTGCCGGCAGCGGCGAATATTTGTCGCCACGCGATTATCCTGCTTTGCAGGCTTTAATCGGACACCGCCTGATGACCGCAGACGGCAGCACGTTATTAGGCGCGGACGATAAGGCAGGCATTGCGATTATTCTCTGCGCAATGAAATATTTGCTCGCCCATCCTGAAATCGAACATGGCAAAATCCGCATCGGCTTTACGCCCGACGAAGAAATCGGACGTGGGCCGCATCATTTTGATGTGCAAGCCTTCGGTGCGGATATCGCCTACACTTTGGACGGCAGCAGCTTAGGCGAATTGCAATATGAGAATTTCAATGCGGCAAAAGTGGCACTGACCTTTCACGGCTTGAATATCCACCCCGGTTCGGCAAAAGACAAAATGATTAACGGCTTTGAGCGTGCGGTGGAATTTCATCAGGCTTTGCCGCCACATTTAAGACCCGAAAACAGCAGCGGCCGCGAAGGCTTTATTTTCCTGCACGATATTTCCGGCACTTTGGAAGCCGCGCATCTGCACTATTTATTGCGCGATTTCAGCGCAGAAGGCATGCAGGAGAAGAAAGCGGCTTTTCATCATACCTTCGCCGCTTTGCAGCAAAAATACGGCGAGGACTTCGCCAGCCTCAGCATCAGCGACCAATACCAAAATATGCATGAAAAAGTCTCTCAACACCCAAAATTGATTGAGATTGCCGAAGCCGCCATGAAGGATTTGGGCATCACGCCGCTATGCGAACCGATTCGCGGCGGCACAGACGGCGCACAACTGTCTTTCAAAGGTTTGCCGACGCCGAATTTATTTACCGGCGGTGCGAATTTTCACGGTCGCTTTGAATACGTTTCGATTGACGTGATGAATCTGTCTTTGAATGTTGTGCTCAATATCATTCAGCGTTTTGCCCATCAATAA
- a CDS encoding DMT family transporter, which produces MHWAFLLAAGLLEIGWPLGLKLAQNDGYLLLGLLIAAGFMAASGYLLFLAQKKIPMGTAYAVWTGIGAVGAFLIGIVFFNDAASFGRWIGAAMIVSGVIVMKLSAPKA; this is translated from the coding sequence ATGCATTGGGCATTTCTGCTTGCCGCCGGACTATTGGAAATCGGTTGGCCTTTAGGCTTGAAACTGGCGCAAAACGACGGCTATTTGCTACTAGGCTTATTGATAGCCGCAGGCTTTATGGCCGCCAGCGGCTACCTGCTCTTTCTTGCACAGAAAAAAATTCCCATGGGTACCGCCTATGCTGTTTGGACTGGCATCGGCGCAGTGGGCGCATTTTTAATCGGCATCGTCTTTTTTAACGATGCCGCCTCATTCGGACGTTGGATCGGCGCTGCGATGATTGTCAGCGGCGTCATCGTGATGAAACTGTCTGCGCCCAAAGCATAA